The following coding sequences lie in one Phycicoccus duodecadis genomic window:
- a CDS encoding phenylalanine 4-monooxygenase — MFEEGQLYSAVTTEDDGTVRVHLADNHPGLHDDAYLRRRGEIAATALAYRAGEPLPTIDYTDAEHDIWRTVCAELAPKHERHAHPEFLAGKVALGLPTDHVPQLAEVTERLLPLTGWSYTAAPGLVPLRDFYGDLGRRTFNSTQYLRHGSQPLYTPEPDILHEVVGHGNQLASPRFAAVTEAAGAASLRLETDEALKFVADVFWFSMEFGVMSDGDDLKAYGAGILSSYGELDEFGGMEIRPLDLVDMGTLNYDITAYQPVLFRADSVAHLEDVVGQFFATVDDDLAARLRAQAGASV; from the coding sequence GTGTTCGAGGAAGGACAGCTGTACTCGGCCGTGACGACGGAGGACGACGGGACCGTTCGGGTCCATCTGGCCGACAACCACCCCGGGCTGCACGACGACGCCTACCTGCGGCGGCGCGGTGAGATCGCCGCCACGGCCCTGGCCTACCGGGCGGGGGAGCCGCTCCCCACCATCGACTACACCGACGCCGAGCACGACATCTGGCGCACGGTCTGCGCCGAGCTCGCCCCCAAGCACGAGCGCCACGCCCACCCCGAGTTCCTGGCCGGCAAGGTCGCCCTCGGCCTCCCGACCGACCACGTGCCGCAGCTGGCGGAGGTCACGGAGCGCCTGCTCCCGCTCACCGGGTGGTCCTACACCGCGGCCCCCGGGCTGGTGCCGCTGCGCGACTTCTACGGTGACCTGGGGCGGCGCACCTTCAACTCGACCCAGTACCTGCGCCACGGCAGCCAGCCGCTCTACACCCCGGAGCCCGACATCCTGCACGAGGTGGTGGGCCACGGGAACCAGCTCGCGAGCCCGCGCTTCGCGGCGGTCACCGAGGCCGCGGGCGCCGCGAGCCTGCGGCTGGAGACCGACGAGGCGCTGAAGTTCGTCGCCGACGTCTTCTGGTTCTCGATGGAGTTCGGGGTGATGTCCGACGGCGACGACCTGAAGGCCTACGGCGCCGGCATCCTCAGCAGCTACGGCGAGCTGGACGAGTTCGGCGGGATGGAGATCCGCCCGCTGGACCTGGTCGACATGGGCACGCTCAACTACGACATCACGGCCTACCAGCCGGTCCTCTTCCGCGCTGACTCCGTCGCCCACCTCGAGGACGTCGTGGGGCAGTTCTTCGCGACGGTCGACGACGACCTCGCCGCCCGGCTGCGCGCGCAGGCGGGCGCGTCCGTCTAG
- a CDS encoding DUF4832 domain-containing protein produces the protein MNRPLPVRLITALAAAATLATVVAVPASARPIPPERSTTTTTAPAQLAKSPANSTNSGRGLYRWSGAAADPSSWPAADVYYRDQVYWGRLEPSRGVYDFSMIDAGIASAEAQRGKFSFRVMAYCPGCWMNNRAGFPKVTPSYIPLQPGTDIPDWNSEAFQYEWAALFAELGRRYGADPRIGYVDVGGFGKFGEWGPAGTDITPTNAMRLIGAVADAFPTKHVLLSAVPMWTKRPDITGQALAAYSNLGLRNDCLGGTQIQYAPAPYDTVWKTRPFNTEWCTGGDPVLAAKQVKGYHLSTVGSANLRLTWETMTATQRAGYADAIASAGFRYSVTRASFTKLAPGTDFTATLTLANTGSAPTYDPWNVNVVVKDSTGYRVATLPFTANLTSVLPGSTAITRTLHLPTIANGQYSVSLEVLDPERYLDPMRLANAGRASDGSYPLATVSVGGGGWPMGAAPLVRRTWGTR, from the coding sequence ATGAACCGCCCCCTGCCGGTTCGGCTGATCACGGCGCTCGCCGCTGCCGCCACCCTGGCCACCGTCGTGGCCGTGCCCGCCTCGGCGCGACCCATCCCGCCCGAGCGGTCCACCACGACCACCACGGCTCCGGCCCAGCTCGCGAAGTCGCCGGCCAACAGCACCAACTCCGGTCGCGGGCTGTACCGCTGGTCGGGCGCCGCCGCGGACCCGTCGTCCTGGCCCGCCGCCGACGTCTACTACCGCGACCAGGTCTACTGGGGGCGCCTCGAGCCCAGCCGCGGCGTCTACGACTTCTCGATGATCGACGCGGGGATCGCCTCGGCCGAGGCCCAGCGGGGCAAGTTCAGCTTCCGCGTGATGGCCTACTGCCCCGGCTGCTGGATGAACAACCGGGCCGGCTTCCCCAAGGTGACCCCGTCCTACATCCCCCTCCAGCCGGGGACCGACATCCCCGACTGGAACAGCGAGGCGTTCCAGTACGAGTGGGCCGCGCTCTTCGCCGAGCTCGGCCGCCGCTACGGCGCCGACCCGCGCATCGGCTACGTCGACGTCGGCGGCTTCGGCAAGTTCGGCGAGTGGGGCCCGGCGGGCACCGACATCACGCCCACCAACGCCATGCGGCTCATCGGCGCCGTCGCCGACGCCTTCCCGACCAAGCACGTGCTGCTGAGCGCGGTCCCGATGTGGACCAAGCGCCCGGACATCACGGGCCAGGCGCTGGCCGCCTACTCCAACCTGGGGCTGCGCAACGACTGCCTCGGCGGCACCCAGATCCAGTACGCCCCGGCGCCCTATGACACCGTCTGGAAGACCCGCCCCTTCAACACCGAGTGGTGCACCGGCGGCGACCCGGTCCTGGCCGCCAAGCAGGTCAAGGGCTACCACCTCAGCACCGTCGGCAGCGCCAACCTGCGGCTCACCTGGGAGACGATGACCGCGACCCAGCGCGCGGGCTACGCCGACGCCATCGCCTCGGCCGGCTTCCGCTACTCGGTCACCCGCGCCTCGTTCACGAAGCTGGCGCCCGGCACCGACTTCACCGCCACGCTCACCCTCGCCAACACCGGCTCGGCCCCGACCTACGACCCCTGGAACGTCAACGTCGTGGTCAAGGACTCCACCGGGTACCGCGTCGCGACGCTCCCGTTCACGGCGAACCTGACGTCGGTCCTGCCCGGCAGCACCGCCATCACCCGCACGCTCCACCTCCCGACCATCGCCAACGGCCAGTACTCGGTCTCGCTCGAGGTGCTCGACCCCGAGCGCTACCTCGACCCGATGCGCCTGGCCAACGCCGGCCGCGCCTCCGACGGCTCCTACCCGCTCGCCACCGTCTCGGTGGGCGGCGGGGGCTGGCCGATGGGCGCCGCGCCGCTGGTCCGGCGGACCTGGGGCACGCGCTGA